The window AAAAATCTTAAGGTACCTATATCGCCATTTCCCGCTCAGTTTTTTGATCCGGAAGCACCTGAAGGTACTTTTATTGGGATTCAGTTTTCACCTGTTTATTCTGCCAACCTAACAGCTACTGTAAGCCAAATGATCTTTAATGGCTCTTATTTTATTGGGCTTAAAGCTGCTAAAACGTACAAGCAATTGGTAGAGTTTGATAAGGAGTTTACAGATCTAGAGGTGGTTGAAAATGTGAAAAAGGCCTATTTTTCTGTCTTGGTAAGTGAAGAACGAGAAACATTGATTCAGGCAAACCTGAATCGCTTAGACACGCTATTAAAGGAAACTGAAATACTTTATGAAGAAGGTTTTGCTGAAAAGATTGATGTGACCAGAATAAGGGTTCAAAACAATAATATAAGAACAGAACTGAACAAGGCCAAAACTTCTACCAGTGTAAGCAAGGCCCTTTTAAAGTTGCAAATGGGTTTCCCTGAGGAGGAAGAAATTGTCTTAACTGATAAATTAGATGATTTTACCCAATACCTTGAAACCCAAAGATTGTTAAATGAGGAAGGACAACAAAGGGTCGAGGTAGATCAAATCAATACAAATTATGATTTGGCAGTTTTGGATTTAAAAAATAACCAAATCCAATATATGCCTAGGTTGGATGCCAACTACACCTTCCAAAGAAATGCATTTGGAGGGAATTTCTCCAAGCTATGGTCAGGCGATTGGTATACAGGTTCCATTTTAGGGATTACCTTAGAAATTCCGATTTTTGATGGATTCCTTAAAATGCATAAAATCCAGCAAAACAGGGTTCAAATGAGGCAACTAGAAGTTCAGAAGGAGTTCACCTTGCAAAACATCCAACTGGAAAAATTTCAGGCCAGACAAAATTTAATCAACAGCCTACAAGAATTAGAAGTTCAGGAAGAAAACAGAGAC of the Cyclobacterium marinum DSM 745 genome contains:
- a CDS encoding TolC family protein, giving the protein MNFKPIILSLTIWLLGHWFAEAQAQQPSFSLEESVNYALENNAEARNARLEIQAAKGLIGERTSEGLPQITSRLNATKNLKVPISPFPAQFFDPEAPEGTFIGIQFSPVYSANLTATVSQMIFNGSYFIGLKAAKTYKQLVEFDKEFTDLEVVENVKKAYFSVLVSEERETLIQANLNRLDTLLKETEILYEEGFAEKIDVTRIRVQNNNIRTELNKAKTSTSVSKALLKLQMGFPEEEEIVLTDKLDDFTQYLETQRLLNEEGQQRVEVDQINTNYDLAVLDLKNNQIQYMPRLDANYTFQRNAFGGNFSKLWSGDWYTGSILGITLEIPIFDGFLKMHKIQQNRVQMRQLEVQKEFTLQNIQLEKFQARQNLINSLQELEVQEENRDLALEVFNMAKIKYQEGVGSNLEVVEADATLKEAETNYFSALYDTFIARVDLEKALGILK